Proteins co-encoded in one Marinobacter qingdaonensis genomic window:
- the livH gene encoding high-affinity branched-chain amino acid ABC transporter permease LivH, translated as MQDLLYFFQQLINGLTIGSTYALIAIGYTMVYGIIGMINFAHGEIYMIGAYTALIAITGLATLGIAWLPLILIVALVCAMIVSSSMGWAVERVAYRPVRGRHRLIPLISAIGMSIFLQNYVHLAQGSRNIGFPALIEGGFTFGSDGAFQMSLSYMQITIFITTLICMTVLSLFISRSRTGRACRAVSQDLGMANLLGIDTNRIISATFVIGAALAAVAGLLLGMYYGSVDPLFGFIAGLKAFTAAVLGGIGSIPGAMLGGLILGVSESMTSGYLSGEYKDVVSFGLLILILLFKPTGLLGKPEVEKI; from the coding sequence ATGCAAGACCTCCTGTATTTCTTTCAGCAGCTCATCAACGGGCTGACGATCGGGAGCACCTACGCCCTGATCGCCATCGGCTACACGATGGTTTACGGCATCATCGGCATGATCAACTTTGCCCATGGTGAAATCTACATGATCGGTGCCTACACGGCGCTGATTGCCATTACCGGTCTCGCGACCCTGGGCATCGCCTGGCTGCCACTGATCCTGATTGTCGCCCTGGTGTGCGCCATGATCGTGTCCAGCTCCATGGGCTGGGCCGTGGAACGGGTCGCCTACCGACCGGTGCGGGGCCGGCACCGCCTGATCCCGCTGATCTCTGCCATCGGCATGTCGATCTTCCTGCAGAACTACGTGCACCTGGCCCAGGGTTCCCGCAACATCGGTTTCCCGGCCCTGATCGAAGGCGGCTTCACCTTCGGTTCCGACGGTGCCTTCCAGATGTCCCTGTCCTACATGCAGATCACCATCTTCATCACCACCCTGATCTGCATGACCGTCCTGTCGCTGTTCATCTCCCGCTCCCGCACCGGACGCGCCTGCCGCGCGGTGTCACAGGACCTGGGAATGGCCAACCTGCTGGGCATCGACACCAACCGGATCATTTCCGCCACCTTCGTCATCGGCGCCGCACTGGCGGCGGTCGCCGGCCTGTTGCTGGGCATGTACTACGGCTCGGTGGATCCGCTGTTCGGTTTCATTGCCGGCCTCAAGGCCTTTACCGCAGCGGTTCTGGGTGGCATCGGCAGTATTCCGGGCGCCATGCTGGGCGGGCTGATCCTGGGGGTTTCGGAGAGCATGACCTCCGGCTACCTCAGCGGTGAATACAAGGACGTGGTTTCCTTTGGCCTGCTGATCCTCATTCTGCTGTTCAAACCCACCGGCCTGCTCGGCAAACCGGAGGTTGAGAAGATCTGA
- a CDS encoding branched-chain amino acid ABC transporter substrate-binding protein, translating into MRTSVKKLATAVSTSIALMGAGHAAAEIQIGIAGPMTGPVAQYGDMQFSGARMAIEQINANGGVMGEQLVGVEYDDVCDPKQAVTVANNLVNDGVRFVVGHLCSSSSQPASDIYEDEGILMVTPASTSPEITERGYELVFRTIGLDSMQGPVAANYIASLNPQRVAIVHDKQQYGEGIATAVRDTLKNQGVEIAMFEGITAGDKDFSSLVTKLKQANVDYVYYGGYHPELGLILRQARQADLDATFMGPEGVGNKDINTIAGEAAEGLLVTLPPSFDQKAENQALVKAFEGKGEDPSGPFVLTSYAAVQLIADGIEKAESTDPFDVAAALRSGAYETPIGTVEYDKAGDMKSFEFVVYEWHSDGSKTPVN; encoded by the coding sequence ATGAGAACCTCCGTGAAAAAACTAGCAACCGCTGTCAGCACCTCCATCGCCCTGATGGGCGCCGGCCACGCCGCCGCCGAAATCCAGATTGGTATCGCCGGCCCGATGACTGGCCCTGTCGCCCAGTACGGTGACATGCAGTTCTCCGGTGCCCGCATGGCCATCGAGCAGATCAACGCCAATGGCGGTGTCATGGGTGAACAACTGGTCGGCGTCGAGTACGACGACGTCTGTGACCCCAAGCAGGCCGTCACCGTTGCCAACAACCTGGTGAACGACGGCGTGCGTTTCGTGGTCGGCCACCTGTGCTCGAGCTCCTCCCAGCCGGCGTCCGACATTTACGAGGACGAAGGCATCCTGATGGTGACCCCAGCCTCCACCAGCCCGGAAATCACCGAGCGTGGCTATGAACTGGTGTTCCGCACCATCGGCCTGGACAGCATGCAGGGGCCGGTTGCCGCTAACTACATCGCCAGCCTGAACCCACAGCGTGTGGCCATCGTGCACGACAAGCAGCAGTACGGTGAAGGCATCGCCACCGCCGTGCGTGACACCCTGAAGAACCAGGGCGTGGAAATCGCCATGTTCGAGGGCATCACCGCCGGCGACAAGGACTTCTCGTCCCTGGTCACCAAGCTCAAGCAGGCCAACGTCGACTACGTGTATTACGGCGGCTACCACCCGGAGCTGGGTCTGATCCTGCGTCAGGCGCGCCAGGCTGATCTGGACGCCACCTTCATGGGTCCGGAAGGCGTGGGCAACAAGGACATCAACACCATCGCCGGCGAAGCCGCCGAAGGCCTGCTGGTGACCCTGCCGCCGAGCTTCGACCAGAAAGCCGAAAACCAGGCGCTGGTGAAGGCGTTCGAAGGCAAGGGCGAGGATCCGTCCGGTCCGTTCGTGCTGACCTCCTACGCGGCGGTCCAGCTGATCGCCGACGGTATCGAGAAGGCCGAGTCCACCGACCCGTTCGACGTGGCCGCGGCCCTGCGCAGTGGCGCCTACGAGACGCCGATCGGTACCGTTGAATACGACAAGGCCGGCGACATGAAGTCCTTCGAGTTCGTGGTCTACGAGTGGCATTCAGATGGCAGTAAAACTCCGGTAAACTAA
- a CDS encoding tetratricopeptide repeat protein — protein MLSRYLSRFLTARSPRRHPARALTSSLAAFALVALTFTGQATAQGTEQSPAGKPDVTADDVAAALADLEEPMYTPFIELYLLEESKALRKEMQNTRAELIEKVVDKELSVADKTMSYATDTVTYFFYLIAGATSILVVIGWNSIRDMRNQLTSLAEKRVNELVVEYEKRLEAIEDQLKQKSDIIHQNQAEIERTNEVHSLWLKASQETSQQNKIAAYDQILDLRPDDVEALSYKADAVLEMQEPLWAISLCQRALKLAPDNGHAHYQLACAYAEIGRWEDAVATLQKAIDISEAYRDDASVDVSFEHLREHESFRALVFTDQNDSTDA, from the coding sequence ATGCTCAGCCGATACCTGTCCCGGTTCCTGACCGCCCGGTCACCTCGCCGCCACCCTGCCCGCGCCCTGACCTCGTCCCTGGCCGCCTTCGCCCTGGTGGCACTGACGTTCACCGGCCAGGCGACTGCCCAGGGCACGGAGCAGAGCCCCGCCGGCAAGCCGGACGTCACCGCCGACGACGTGGCGGCGGCGCTGGCGGATCTCGAAGAACCCATGTACACGCCCTTTATCGAGCTGTACCTGCTGGAGGAGAGCAAGGCGCTGCGCAAGGAGATGCAGAACACCCGGGCCGAGCTGATCGAGAAGGTGGTGGACAAGGAGCTGTCGGTTGCCGACAAGACCATGTCCTACGCCACCGACACCGTCACCTACTTCTTCTACTTGATTGCTGGCGCCACCTCGATCCTGGTCGTAATCGGCTGGAACTCCATTCGCGACATGCGTAACCAGCTCACCAGCCTGGCCGAGAAACGGGTCAACGAGCTGGTGGTGGAATACGAGAAACGCCTGGAAGCCATCGAAGACCAGCTAAAGCAGAAATCCGACATCATCCACCAGAACCAGGCGGAGATTGAGCGCACCAACGAAGTGCATTCCCTGTGGCTGAAGGCCAGCCAGGAAACCTCCCAGCAGAACAAGATCGCGGCCTACGATCAGATTCTCGACCTGCGCCCGGACGATGTCGAGGCACTCAGCTACAAGGCCGATGCGGTCCTGGAAATGCAGGAGCCGCTCTGGGCCATCAGCCTGTGTCAGCGCGCCCTCAAACTGGCCCCGGACAACGGTCACGCCCACTACCAGCTGGCCTGCGCCTACGCGGAGATCGGGCGCTGGGAGGATGCGGTCGCCACATTGCAAAAAGCGATAGACATTTCAGAGGCATACAGAGACGATGCCTCGGTAGACGTCAGTTTCGAACACCTGCGCGAGCATGAAAGCTTTCGCGCGCTGGTTTTCACCGACCAGAACGACAGCACGGACGCGTGA
- a CDS encoding MarR family transcriptional regulator, which yields MNNYEQVLVALRRVIRATDLHSKRLSKHAGLTGPQLLIMRTIRDLGEVTIGTIADKVSLSQATVTTILDRLEHRSLVYRVRSTQDKRKVHAHLTEQGAEILARAPNPLQEDFIKKFQSLDEWEQTMILASLQRVANMMDADDIDASPVLHVGPVLREDGWKSDPKG from the coding sequence GTGAACAATTACGAGCAGGTTTTGGTGGCCTTGCGGCGGGTCATCCGCGCCACGGACCTCCATTCCAAGCGGTTGAGCAAGCACGCCGGCCTGACCGGGCCGCAGCTGCTGATCATGCGCACCATCCGCGATCTGGGTGAGGTCACCATCGGTACCATCGCCGACAAGGTCAGCCTGAGTCAGGCCACGGTCACCACCATCCTGGACCGTCTGGAACATCGGAGCCTGGTGTACCGGGTGCGCAGCACCCAGGACAAGCGCAAGGTGCACGCGCACCTGACCGAGCAAGGCGCCGAGATCCTGGCCCGGGCACCGAACCCCCTGCAGGAGGATTTCATCAAGAAATTCCAGAGCCTGGATGAGTGGGAGCAGACCATGATCCTGGCGTCCCTGCAGCGGGTCGCGAACATGATGGACGCCGACGACATCGACGCCTCGCCGGTGCTCCATGTCGGACCGGTACTGCGCGAGGACGGCTGGAAGTCCGACCCCAAAGGCTGA
- the lon gene encoding endopeptidase La encodes MNDENRTESLEEFEEDLTEYIGKDEHSKSLALPQQMMPTRMYVLPVSNRPFFPAQVQPVMVNQDPWQETLKRVGETDHRVLGICFVEEHEAEQGIPASDQLEITGCAVRVHQAQQEGGKVQFIAQGLQRFRIVQWLRRKPPYLVEVEYPREPEEDADELKAYTLAIISAIKELLRTNPLYGEEVKQYLSRFGPDDSSPLADFGASMTSAPGAELQDVLNTVPLLRRMEKVLLLMRKEQEVARLQSEISEEVNAKVQKHQREFFLKEQLKVIQRELGMAKDDKTADVERFEERMAKLEPPEAVQERFWDEVQKLQVLEQGSPEYGVTRNYLDWLTQVPWGIHSEDHFDLAEARRILDRDHDGLDDVKDRIVEFLAEGTFKGEVSGSILLLVGPPGVGKTSIGHSVADALGRKFYRFSVGGMRDEAEIKGHRRTYIGAMPGKFVQALKDSKVANPVIMLDEIDKIGASFQGDPASALLETLDPEQNREFLDHYLDVRMDLSKVLFICTANQLDTIPRPLLDRMDVIRLSGYIAEEKLAIAKHYLLPRLLKRAGLLKKQLNISDAAIKQVIEGYAREAGVRGLEKLLHKIIRKGIVKLLEKPDSAVKVGVSDLAEYLGQPAFRKEKSLKGIGVVTGLAWTAMGGATLSIEASRIHSSQRGFRLTGQLGEVMKESAEIAYSYVSSNLKRFKGDPTFFDKSFVHLHVPEGATPKDGPSAGVTMATALLSIARKEAPQPNIAMTGELTLTGQVLPVGGIREKVIAARRQKIANLILPEANRGDYEELPAYLKDGLTVNFAKHYNDVFQVCFGQKPRKGSSVH; translated from the coding sequence ATGAATGACGAAAACCGCACCGAGTCGCTTGAGGAATTCGAGGAAGACCTGACCGAATACATCGGTAAGGACGAGCACAGCAAGAGCCTGGCCCTGCCCCAGCAGATGATGCCAACCCGCATGTACGTGCTGCCGGTGTCGAACCGGCCGTTCTTTCCCGCCCAGGTCCAGCCAGTCATGGTCAACCAGGATCCCTGGCAGGAGACCCTGAAACGGGTGGGCGAGACCGACCACCGGGTGCTGGGCATCTGTTTCGTCGAGGAACACGAGGCCGAACAGGGCATCCCCGCCAGCGACCAGCTGGAAATTACCGGCTGCGCGGTGCGGGTGCATCAGGCCCAGCAGGAAGGCGGCAAGGTCCAGTTCATCGCCCAGGGCCTGCAGCGGTTCCGGATTGTGCAGTGGCTGCGGCGCAAGCCACCGTACCTGGTGGAAGTGGAGTACCCGCGGGAACCGGAGGAAGACGCCGACGAACTCAAGGCCTACACCCTGGCCATCATCAGCGCCATCAAGGAACTGCTGCGCACCAACCCGCTCTACGGCGAGGAGGTCAAGCAGTACCTGTCGCGCTTTGGGCCGGACGACAGTTCGCCCCTGGCCGACTTCGGCGCGTCCATGACCAGCGCTCCCGGTGCGGAGCTGCAGGACGTACTGAACACCGTGCCCCTGCTCCGACGCATGGAAAAAGTGCTGCTGCTGATGCGCAAGGAGCAGGAAGTCGCGCGCCTGCAATCGGAAATCAGCGAAGAGGTCAACGCCAAGGTCCAGAAGCACCAGCGGGAGTTTTTCCTGAAGGAACAGCTCAAGGTTATCCAGCGCGAACTGGGCATGGCCAAGGACGACAAGACCGCGGATGTCGAGCGTTTCGAGGAGCGCATGGCCAAACTGGAGCCGCCCGAGGCGGTGCAGGAACGGTTCTGGGACGAGGTCCAGAAGCTGCAGGTGCTGGAACAGGGCTCGCCGGAGTATGGCGTCACCCGCAACTATCTGGACTGGCTGACCCAAGTGCCCTGGGGCATCCACTCCGAGGATCATTTTGACCTGGCCGAAGCCCGTCGCATCCTGGACCGGGATCACGACGGCCTGGACGACGTCAAGGACCGCATCGTCGAGTTCCTGGCGGAAGGCACTTTCAAGGGCGAAGTCAGCGGCTCCATCCTGCTGCTGGTAGGCCCACCCGGGGTCGGCAAGACCTCCATCGGCCACTCGGTGGCCGATGCCCTGGGCCGCAAGTTCTACCGGTTCAGCGTCGGCGGCATGCGCGACGAGGCCGAGATCAAGGGCCACCGGCGCACCTACATCGGGGCCATGCCGGGCAAGTTCGTGCAGGCGTTGAAGGACTCCAAGGTCGCCAACCCGGTGATCATGCTCGACGAAATCGACAAGATTGGTGCCTCGTTCCAGGGCGATCCGGCCTCGGCCCTGCTCGAAACCCTGGACCCGGAACAGAACCGGGAATTCTTGGACCACTACCTGGACGTGCGCATGGACCTGTCCAAGGTCCTGTTCATCTGCACCGCCAACCAGCTGGACACCATTCCCCGGCCGCTGCTGGACCGCATGGATGTGATCCGGCTGTCCGGTTACATCGCCGAGGAAAAGCTGGCCATTGCCAAACACTATCTGCTGCCGCGCCTGCTGAAACGGGCCGGCCTGCTGAAAAAGCAACTCAACATCAGCGATGCCGCCATCAAGCAGGTGATCGAGGGCTACGCCCGGGAAGCCGGCGTCCGCGGCCTGGAAAAGCTGCTGCACAAGATCATCCGCAAGGGCATTGTGAAGCTGCTGGAAAAGCCCGACAGCGCGGTCAAAGTCGGTGTCTCCGATCTCGCCGAGTACCTGGGGCAGCCGGCGTTTCGCAAGGAGAAGTCCCTGAAGGGCATTGGCGTCGTCACCGGGCTGGCCTGGACCGCCATGGGTGGCGCCACGCTCAGCATCGAAGCCTCGCGCATCCACTCAAGCCAGCGCGGCTTCCGGCTGACCGGGCAACTGGGCGAGGTGATGAAGGAATCGGCGGAAATCGCCTACAGCTACGTGTCCTCCAACCTGAAACGGTTCAAGGGCGACCCGACCTTCTTCGACAAGTCGTTCGTGCACCTGCACGTGCCCGAAGGCGCCACCCCCAAGGATGGCCCGAGTGCCGGTGTCACCATGGCCACCGCGCTGCTGTCCATCGCCCGCAAGGAGGCACCGCAGCCGAACATCGCCATGACCGGCGAGCTCACACTGACCGGACAGGTGCTGCCGGTGGGCGGCATTCGCGAGAAGGTGATCGCCGCGCGCCGGCAGAAGATCGCCAACCTGATCCTGCCCGAGGCCAATCGTGGCGATTACGAGGAGCTGCCGGCCTACCTGAAGGACGGGCTGACGGTGAATTTCGCCAAGCACTACAACGACGTTTTTCAGGTCTGCTTCGGCCAGAAACCCCGCAAGGGCTCCAGCGTCCACTGA
- the trxA gene encoding thioredoxin, with product MSDSPYIFEATMENFQQDVMEASATTPILVDVWADWCAPCKQLMPVLEKLANEYQGGFRLAKVNADQQQELTSSLGVRSLPTIILVKNGQAVDGFNGALPEGEIRKVLDKHVEAPQEDPYDKAHRLWEAGDVEGATAILTELNQKDPENLKVLIDLAQLKAESGDLETAEQVLASLPPEEKMQHQAKQLAARVKFLKQSAELPPIKDLEMALEQDPKDPNALHQLALHHVLRENNAAAMDLLIRLMQVDSKYKDEAAKTTLIELFDKLGNNNPDVRTYRRKLYTLMH from the coding sequence ATGAGCGATTCCCCCTACATTTTTGAAGCCACCATGGAAAACTTCCAGCAGGATGTGATGGAAGCCTCGGCCACCACACCGATCCTGGTGGATGTCTGGGCCGACTGGTGTGCCCCCTGCAAGCAGCTGATGCCCGTGCTGGAAAAGCTCGCCAACGAGTACCAGGGCGGCTTTCGCCTGGCCAAGGTCAACGCCGACCAGCAGCAGGAGCTGACTTCCAGTCTGGGCGTGCGCAGCCTGCCCACCATCATCCTGGTCAAGAACGGCCAGGCCGTGGACGGTTTCAATGGGGCCCTGCCTGAAGGCGAGATTCGCAAGGTGCTGGACAAGCACGTGGAGGCGCCGCAGGAAGACCCCTACGACAAGGCCCACCGGCTCTGGGAAGCCGGGGACGTGGAGGGCGCCACGGCGATCCTGACTGAGCTGAACCAGAAGGACCCGGAAAACCTGAAGGTGCTGATCGACCTGGCCCAGCTGAAAGCCGAGTCGGGTGATCTGGAAACCGCGGAGCAGGTGCTGGCCAGCCTGCCACCGGAGGAGAAAATGCAGCACCAGGCCAAGCAACTGGCGGCCCGGGTGAAGTTTCTCAAGCAGTCTGCGGAACTGCCGCCGATCAAGGACCTGGAGATGGCGCTGGAGCAGGATCCGAAAGACCCCAATGCCCTGCATCAGCTAGCCCTGCATCACGTGCTGCGTGAAAACAACGCCGCGGCCATGGATCTGTTGATCCGGTTGATGCAGGTGGACAGCAAGTACAAGGACGAGGCCGCCAAGACCACGCTGATCGAGCTGTTCGACAAACTGGGTAACAACAACCCGGACGTACGTACCTACCGGCGCAAGCTGTATACCCTGATGCATTAA